The following are from one region of the Phycisphaerae bacterium genome:
- the coxB gene encoding cytochrome c oxidase subunit II, translating to MIAAVADITREIDRAFYIITAICIVLFVVITVAMVVFVIRYHHSRTRTTAQIRVNYPLEITWTVIPTAIVIFMFFIGYEGFRILRSPPPDAKIVRVIGQQWVWSFFYPEEQITSERLVLPVGRAVKFELETRDVIHSFYLPAFRVKEDMVPGRDTFLWLEPQETGTYTIFCAEFCGKGHATMIAEMDVVTLEQYEQWVRDKIAERYRPIVVAEAMDPNSQAIRQRNAPELFLTYCAVCHGERGEGGLVENARNFQDPAGWVRSPTVPDVFRTLTEGIEGTRMNSFRQLPAPDRFALAHHVRSFLPPNQRPEAPPQTVAALVDEYDLEKPPAPPPQIDIEEAIETFIRETERGPAPQQPPTTAPGTRHNGNTTQPQ from the coding sequence ATGATCGCCGCCGTCGCCGACATCACCCGCGAGATCGATCGCGCATTCTACATCATCACCGCGATCTGCATCGTCCTGTTCGTCGTCATCACCGTGGCCATGGTCGTCTTCGTGATCCGCTACCACCACTCCCGCACCCGCACCACAGCCCAGATCCGCGTCAACTATCCGCTGGAGATCACCTGGACCGTCATTCCCACCGCCATCGTCATCTTCATGTTCTTCATCGGTTACGAGGGGTTCCGCATCCTCCGCTCGCCGCCGCCCGACGCCAAAATCGTCCGCGTCATCGGCCAGCAGTGGGTCTGGAGCTTCTTCTATCCGGAAGAACAGATCACCTCCGAGCGCCTGGTCCTGCCCGTCGGCCGGGCCGTCAAGTTCGAACTCGAGACCCGCGACGTGATCCACAGCTTCTACCTGCCCGCCTTCCGCGTCAAGGAGGACATGGTGCCCGGACGCGACACCTTTTTGTGGCTCGAACCGCAGGAGACCGGAACCTACACCATCTTCTGCGCCGAGTTTTGCGGCAAGGGCCACGCCACCATGATCGCCGAGATGGACGTGGTCACGCTCGAACAGTACGAGCAATGGGTGCGCGACAAAATCGCCGAGCGATATCGGCCGATCGTCGTCGCCGAGGCCATGGACCCCAACTCCCAAGCCATCCGGCAGCGCAACGCACCCGAGCTGTTCCTGACCTACTGCGCGGTCTGCCACGGCGAACGGGGCGAAGGCGGCCTCGTCGAAAACGCCCGCAACTTCCAGGATCCCGCCGGCTGGGTCCGCAGCCCCACCGTGCCCGATGTCTTCCGCACCCTCACCGAAGGGATCGAAGGCACGCGGATGAACTCGTTCCGGCAACTGCCCGCGCCGGACCGCTTCGCCCTCGCCCACCACGTCCGCTCGTTCCTGCCGCCCAATCAGCGGCCCGAGGCCCCGCCCCAAACCGTCGCCGCTCTCGTCGACGAGTACGACCTGGAAAAACCGCCCGCGCCGCCGCCGCAGATCGACATTGAAGAGGCCATCGAAACCTTCATCCGTGAAACCGAGCGAGGACCGGCCCCTCAACAGCCGCCGACCACCGCTCCAGGCACGAGGCACAATGGAAACACCACGCAACCGCAATGA